From a single Raphanus sativus cultivar WK10039 chromosome 3, ASM80110v3, whole genome shotgun sequence genomic region:
- the LOC108847340 gene encoding heat stress transcription factor B-3, whose product MEDDHLRCNDNTNEEERLPLEFMSGKQTYTAELQPQQPPPFLVKTYKVVEDPTTNEVISWNEDGTGFIVWQPAEFARDLLPTLFKHCNFSSFVRQLNTYGFRKVSTTRWEFSNEMFRKGQRELMCNIRRRKSCPHSHSHNKSHQVVPTTTREKQEDHHLEDQRSSSTSSSSVYSALLDENKCLKNENEFLSSELGKTKKKCKQLMELVERYRGEDEEGETDDDDSDDQGLKLFGVKLE is encoded by the exons ATGGAAGATGATCATTTACGGTGTAACGACAACACCAACGAGGAGGAGCGTTTGCCATTGGAGTTTATGAGCGGAAAACAAACATACACGGCGGAGTTACAGCCGCAGCAACCGCCGCCATTCTTGGTGAAGACATACAAGGTGGTTGAGGATCCGACAACGAACGAGGTTATATCTTGGAACGAAGATGGAACTGGATTCATCGTGTGGCAGCCAGCAGAGTTCGCAAGAGATCTCTTACCAACACTTTTCAAGCATTGCAACTTCTCTAGTTTCGTTCGGCAGCTCAATACTTAC GGGTTTCGGAAAGTGTCGACGACAAGATGGGAGTTTAGTAATGAGATGTTTCGAAAAGGTCAAAGAGAGCTTATGTGCAATATCCGAAGAAGGAAGAGTTGTCCACACTCGCACTCACATAACAAGTCTCATCAGGTTGTACCAACAACAACGAGGGAGAAGCAAGAAGATCATCACCTTGAGGATCAACGCTCTTCATCtacttcctcctcttctgtaTACTCTGCTTTACTCGACGAAAACAAGTGCTTGAAGAATGAAAATGAGTTCCTGAGCTCAGAACTAGGGAAGACCAAGAAGAAATGCAAACAACTTATGGAGTTGGTGGAGAGGTACAGaggagaagacgaagaaggagAAACCGATGATGATGACAGCGATGATCAAGGGCTTAAGTTGTTTGGAGTAAAACTGGAGTAA
- the LOC108844260 gene encoding NADPH-dependent thioredoxin reductase 3 has protein sequence MAAGIGLGSVSTHRVAALSPLFSLTTTSRRCGSSFILPRTRSDSLRLSASADSPSSSGEVIENVVIIGSGPAGYTAAIYAARANLKPVVFEGYQMGGVPGGQLMTTTEVENFPGFPDGITGPDLMDKMRKQAERWGAELYPEDVESLSVQTAPFTVQSSDRKVKCHSIIYATGATAKRLRLPREEEFWSRGISACAICDGASPLFKGQVLAVVGGGDTATEEALYLTKYAGHVHLLVRRDQLRASKAMQDRVNNNPNITVHYNTETVDVLSNTKGQMSGLLLRRVDTGEETELEAKGLFYGIGHSPNSQLLEGQVELDSSGYVLVREGSSNTSVEGVFAAGDVQDHEWRQAVTAAGSGCIAALSAERYLTSNNLLVEFHQPQTEETKKEFTQRDVQEKFDVTLTKHRGQYALRKLYHESSRVICVLYTSPTCGPCRTLKPILNKVVDEYNNDVHFVEIDIEEDQEIAEAAGIMGTPCVQFFKNKEMLRTISGVKMKKEYRELIEANK, from the exons ATGGCTGCAGGCATCGGACTCGGCTCCGTGTCGACTCACCGAGTCGCCgccctctctcctctcttctctctcactaCGACTTCACGCCGATGCGGTTCCTCGTTCATCCTCCCCCGAACTCGCTCCGATTCCCTCCGCCTCTCCGCTTCCGCCGATTCTCCCTCTTCTTCAG GAGAGGTGATCGAGAACGTAGTGATAATAGGCTCGGGTCCCGCCGGGTACACGGCGGCTATATACGCGGCGAGAGCCAATTTGAAGCCGGTGGTTTTCGAAGGGTATCAGATGGGGGGAGTTCCAGGTGGACAGTTGATGACGACCACCGAGGTTGAGAATTTCCCGGGGTTCCCTGACGGTATTACTGGTCCTGATTTGATGGACAA gATGAGGAAGCAAGCTGAGCGGTGGGGAGCAGAGTTGTATCCTGAGGATGTGGAGTCTCTTAGTGTTCAAACAGCTCCTTTTACTGTGCAGAGTAGTGATCGTAAG GTCAAGTGCCATAGTATCATTTATGCCACTGGAGCTACAGCAAAGAGGCTGAGACTACCGCGGGAGGAAGAGTTCTGGAGTAGGGGTATTAGTGCTTGTGCGATTTGTGATGGCGCTTCGCCTTTGTTTAAGGGGCAAGTACTCGCCGTGGTTGGAGGAGGAGATACGGCGACAGAGGAAGCTTTGTACCTCACGAAATATGCCGGTCATGTTCATTTGCTTGTTCGCAGAGACCAGTTAAGAGCATCCAAGGCTATGCAAGATAG AGtgaacaacaatccaaacatcACAGTGCATTACAACACGGAAACGGTGGACGTATTGAGCAACACCAAGGGACAGATGTCTGGCCTTCTACTCAGAAGAGTTGATACTGGAGAAGAAACCGAGCTGGAGGCAAAAGGATTGTTTTATGGAATAGGTCATTCGCCGAACAGTCAGTTACTAGAAGGCCAAGTCGAACTCGACAGCTCAGGGTACGTGTTGGTTCGCGAAGGATCATCGAATACATCAGTTGAAGGTGTATTTGCTGCAGGAGATGTTCAG GATCATGAATGGAGACAAGCTGTAACGGCTGCTGGATCAGGATGCATAGCCGCGTTGTCAGCCGAGAGATACCTCACAAGTAACAATCTTCTTGTTGAATTTCACCAG CCTCAAACTGAAGAGACCAAAAAAGAGTTCACACAGCGGGATGTCCAAGAAAAGTTCGACGTCACTCTTACGAAGCATAGGGGACAG TATGCTCTTAGAAAACTATACCATGAGAGTTCAAGAGTTATATGTGTATTATACACATCACCAACATGTGGTCCCTGTAGGACTCTGAAGCCAATCTTGAACAAG GTGGTcgatgagtataacaatgatgtGCACTTTGTTGAGATTGACATAGAGGAAGATCAAGAAATTGCTGAAGCAGCAGGGATCATGGGAACGCCATGTGTGCAATTCTTCAAGAACAAGGAAATGCTCAG GACTATATCTGGTgtgaagatgaagaaagagTACAGGGAACTCATCGAAGCCAATAAATGA
- the LOC108847374 gene encoding 40S ribosomal protein S2-2: MAERGGERGAERGGDRGGFGRGFGGRDGGRGRGGPRGRGGRRGGRPAEEEKWTPVTKLGRLVKDGKIQKLEQIYLHSLPVKEYQIIDLLVGPTLKDEVMKIMPVQKQTRAGQRTRFKAFVVVGDTNGHVGLGVKCSKEVATAIRGGIILAKLSVIPVRRGYWGNKIGKPHTVPCKVTGKCGSVTVRMVPAPRGAGIVAARVPKKVLQFAGIDDVFTSSRGSTKTLGNFVKATFDCLQKTYGFLTPEFWKETSFKKSPYQEYTDLLATKGITTTKVITEGEDQAS; the protein is encoded by the exons ATGGCTGAACGTGGAGGAGAACGCGGCGCCGAGCGTGGAGGAGACCGTGGTGGCTTCGGTCGTGGATTCGGAGGTCGTGACGGTGGCCGCGGCCGTGGTGGTCCGAGAGGACGTGGTGGAAGACGCGGAGGCCGTCCCGCCGAGGAGGAGAAGTGGACACCAGTGACCAAGCTCGGCCGTCTCGTGAAGGACGGAAAGATCCAGAAGCTGGAGCAGATCTACCTCCACTCGCTCCCCGTCAAGGAGTACCAGATCATCGATCTCCTCGTCGGTCCGACGCTGAAAGACGAGGTGATGAAGATCATGCCGGTTCAGAAACAGACCAGAGCCGGTCAGAGGACGAGGTTCAAGGCCTTTGTCGTTGTCGGAGACACGAACGGACACGTGGGTCTTGGTGTGAAATGCTCCAAGGAGGTTGCCACGGCGATCAGAGGTGGGATTATACTGGCGAAGCTGTCTGTGATTCCCGTGAGGAGAGGTTACTGGGGGAACAAGATTGGGAAGCCGCATACGGTTCCTTGTAAGGTTACGGGGAAGTGTGGTTCCGTTACCGTTAGGATGGTTCCTGCTCCTAGAGGTGCTGGTATTGTGGCCGCTAGGGTTCCTAAGAAGGTTCTTCAGTTCGCTGGTATTGATGATGTTTTCACTTCCTCGAGAGGATCCACGAAAACCCTTGGAAACTTCGTCAAG GCTACATTCGATTGCCTTCAGAAGACTTACGGATTCCTCACACCAGAGTTCTGGAAGGAGACGAGCTTTAAAAAATCCCCGTATCAAGAGTACACAGATCTGTTGGCCACGAAGGGAATTACAACTACGAAAGTCATCACCGAGGGTGAAGACCAAGCCTCCTAA
- the LOC108847375 gene encoding insulin-degrading enzyme-like 1, peroxisomal isoform X1, whose amino-acid sequence MGDEEFKSNVTALIDMKLENTQELEGGISVLLARDSGTLEFNRKEAEVAALSQLQKQELIDFFQEYVKIGATRKKSLSIRVYGNGSKHLKERQVTKRKSLHHLLKSMTFLVSEIPSNFTGRSEDVDNQNSEE is encoded by the exons ATGGGTGATGAGGAATTTAAG AGCAATGTAACAGCTTTGATAGACATGAAGCTTGAAAACACACAAGAACTTGAAGGAGGTATCTCGGTTTTACTGGCGAGAGATAGTGGAACACTCGAGTTCAACCGTAAAGAGGCAGAG GTTGCTGCACTGAGTCAGCTTCAGAAGCAGGAGTTAATAGATTTCTTCCAGGAATACGTCAAGATTGGAGCAACACGGAAGAAATCGTTGAGCATAAGAGTGTATGGGAATGGGAGTAAGCATTTGAAAGAAAGGCAAGTGACAAAGAGGAAGTCTCTTCACCATCTGTTGAAATCGATGACATTTTTGGTTTCAGAAATTCCCAGCAACTTCACGGGTCGTTCAGAGGATGTGGACAATCAAAACTCTGAGGAGTGA
- the LOC108847375 gene encoding insulin-degrading enzyme-like 2 isoform X2 → MKLENTQELEGGISVLLARDSGTLEFNRKEAEVAALSQLQKQELIDFFQEYVKIGATRKKSLSIRVYGNGSKHLKERQVTKRKSLHHLLKSMTFLVSEIPSNFTGRSEDVDNQNSEE, encoded by the exons ATGAAGCTTGAAAACACACAAGAACTTGAAGGAGGTATCTCGGTTTTACTGGCGAGAGATAGTGGAACACTCGAGTTCAACCGTAAAGAGGCAGAG GTTGCTGCACTGAGTCAGCTTCAGAAGCAGGAGTTAATAGATTTCTTCCAGGAATACGTCAAGATTGGAGCAACACGGAAGAAATCGTTGAGCATAAGAGTGTATGGGAATGGGAGTAAGCATTTGAAAGAAAGGCAAGTGACAAAGAGGAAGTCTCTTCACCATCTGTTGAAATCGATGACATTTTTGGTTTCAGAAATTCCCAGCAACTTCACGGGTCGTTCAGAGGATGTGGACAATCAAAACTCTGAGGAGTGA
- the LOC108847376 gene encoding uncharacterized protein LOC108847376 isoform X1: MTEFPSSIEREVASSLLLLLSSDPILFSSPSSDRSGSEGENRSLCGEINGQVSMSFVSTRSCDSVLSNNASSSYRKSSEDDFMNFKISRKRRTNVVYSSVDSKAVKHSKKNLEFDELSKEEESCLSTGSNEVSSTESRIKATTSHEKLLHGESKKKESHRSSSVRRKAGKILEFLDSSCSSEVKIRQVLGDNADTSKALRMLVKIGYVKRSGAGGKHQPFIYKVRIWIITSSNAHIYIYITQSLLENYVHRVDCVVSSNEALLCFLCRLHD, encoded by the exons ATGACCGAGTTCCCTTCTTCGATCGAGAGAGAAGTCGCGTcgtctctcctcctcctcctctcctccGATCCAatcctcttctcttctccaag TAGTGATAGATCTGGATCTGAGGGAGAAAATCGCTCGCTGTGCGGTGAAATCAACGGTCAAGTAAGCATGAGCTTCGTGTCTACGAGATCGTGCGATTCGGTTCTCTCCAACAACGCCTCGTCGTCGTATCGGAAGAGCTCTGAGGATGACTTCATGAACTTCAAG ATTTCTAGAAAACGCCGTACAAATGTGGTTTACAGCTCGGTTGATTCCAAGGCGGTGAAACACTCGAAGAAGAATCTCGAGTTTGATGAACTCTCCAAGGAGGAGGAGTCGTGCTTGTCTACAGGCTCCAACGAGGTTTCGAGCACAGAGAGCAGAATCAAGGCCACCACGAGTCATGAGAAACTACTACACGGAGAATCTAAGAAGAAAGAGAGCCACAGGTCGAGTTCTGTTCGGCGTAAGGCTGGAAAGATCTTGGAGTTTCTCGACAGTAGCTGCTCTTCTGAAGTCAAGATCCGTCAAGTGCTTGGAGATAACGCAGATACTAGCAAAGCTCTCAGAAT GCTGGTGAAGATTGGTTATGTGAAGAGGTCTGGAGCAGGAGGAAAGCATCAGCCATTTATTTACAAGGTACGAATCTGGATAATCACAAGCTCAaatgcacatatatatatatatataacacaatCGTTGTTGGAGAATTATGTTCATCGAGTGGACTGTGTGGTATCTTCTAATGAAGCTCTTCTCTGTTTTCTATGTAGATTGCATGACTAA
- the LOC108847376 gene encoding uncharacterized protein LOC108847376 isoform X2, with amino-acid sequence MTEFPSSIEREVASSLLLLLSSDPILFSSPSSDRSGSEGENRSLCGEINGQVSMSFVSTRSCDSVLSNNASSSYRKSSEDDFMNFKISRKRRTNVVYSSVDSKAVKHSKKNLEFDELSKEEESCLSTGSNEVSSTESRIKATTSHEKLLHGESKKKESHRSSSVRRKAGKILEFLDSSCSSEVKIRQVLGDNADTSKALRMLVKIGYVKRSGAGGKHQPFIYKIA; translated from the exons ATGACCGAGTTCCCTTCTTCGATCGAGAGAGAAGTCGCGTcgtctctcctcctcctcctctcctccGATCCAatcctcttctcttctccaag TAGTGATAGATCTGGATCTGAGGGAGAAAATCGCTCGCTGTGCGGTGAAATCAACGGTCAAGTAAGCATGAGCTTCGTGTCTACGAGATCGTGCGATTCGGTTCTCTCCAACAACGCCTCGTCGTCGTATCGGAAGAGCTCTGAGGATGACTTCATGAACTTCAAG ATTTCTAGAAAACGCCGTACAAATGTGGTTTACAGCTCGGTTGATTCCAAGGCGGTGAAACACTCGAAGAAGAATCTCGAGTTTGATGAACTCTCCAAGGAGGAGGAGTCGTGCTTGTCTACAGGCTCCAACGAGGTTTCGAGCACAGAGAGCAGAATCAAGGCCACCACGAGTCATGAGAAACTACTACACGGAGAATCTAAGAAGAAAGAGAGCCACAGGTCGAGTTCTGTTCGGCGTAAGGCTGGAAAGATCTTGGAGTTTCTCGACAGTAGCTGCTCTTCTGAAGTCAAGATCCGTCAAGTGCTTGGAGATAACGCAGATACTAGCAAAGCTCTCAGAAT GCTGGTGAAGATTGGTTATGTGAAGAGGTCTGGAGCAGGAGGAAAGCATCAGCCATTTATTTACAAG ATTGCATGA
- the LOC108847377 gene encoding probable glycosyltransferase STELLO1, which produces MLVQDRAVPKPTKIRRFAEPKNLDFTSWVSENLSRIVISSLLIVTVASFFFLYNTTDTASLLCFHSQSTQSLKPLTRPHIKWSSIQVLPDKTSPYSTFLTERWIVVSVTNHPTEELKTLVKIRGWQVLAVGNSMTPKDWSLKGSIFLSLDAQAELGYRVLDHLPYDSFVRKSVGYLFAIHHGAKKIYDADDRVEVIGGDLGKRFDVELVGEDAKQEPVLQYSHEDPNRTVVNPYVHFGQRSVWPRGLPLENVGEINHEEYYTEVFGGKQFIQQGVSNGLPDVDSVFYFTRKTTLEAFDVRFDEHAPKVALPQGVMVPVNSFNTLYHSAAFWGLMLPVSVSSMASDVMRGYWGQRLLWELGGYVAVYPPTAHRFDRVEAYPFAEEKDLHVNVGRLIKFLLAWRSGKHSFFETVLDLSFAMAEEGFWTEQDLKFTSAWLQDLITVGYQQPRLMSLELDRPRAAIGHGDRKEFVPRKLPSVHLGVEETGTVSSEIGNLIRWRKNFGNVVLVMFCSGPVERTALEWRLLYGRVFKTVVILSSLKNSDLYVEEAKHDHIYKHLPKIFDRYSSAEGFLFVEDDTVLNYWNLLQADKTKIWTTDKVSKSWTSVKRTGKSDWFSVQAELVKRTVSTMPAHFQVNYKEAAKNNQDALTVCSSEVFYVPKRYVTDFTELVELVGDMDLHYKVAVPMFFMSMDSPQNFDPVFGSMVYKRKSSSFNSSLSLYSAQAPAVHPWSISSEQDFIKLVGEMAEGDPLLMELV; this is translated from the exons ATGTTGGTTCAAGATCGTGCGGTGCCGAAGCCGACGAAGATCCGACGATTCGCCGAACCGAAAAACCTAGACTTCACCTCATGGGTCTCCGAGAACCTCTCGAGAATCGTCATCTCCTCCCTCCTCATCGTCACCGTAGCgtcattcttcttcctctacAACACCACCGACACCGCCTCCCTCCTCTGTTTCCACTCCCAGTCAACTCAATCCCTCAAACCCCTAACCCGTCCCCACATCAAATGGAGCTCGATCCAAGTCCTCCCCGACAAAACCTCCCCTTACTCCACCTTCCTCACCGAGAGATGGATCGTGGTCTCCGTCACGAACCACCCCACCGAGGAGCTCAAAACCCTGGTGAAGATCCGAGGCTGGCAGGTTCTTGCTGTCGGAAACTCGATGACACCTAAAGACTGGAGTCTCAAAGGTTCCATCTTTCTCTCCCTCGACGCACAAGCTGAGCTCGGTTACCGAGTTTTAGACCACTTGCCTTACGACTCCTTCGTGAGGAAGAGCGTTGGCTACCTCTTCGCGATCCACCACGGTGCTAAGAAGATCTACGACGCGGATGATCGTGTGGAAGTGATTGGTGGAGATCTAGGGAAGCGTTTCGACGTCGAGTTGGTCGGTGAGGATGCTAAGCAAGAGCCTGTTCTTCAGTATAGCCACGAGGATCCCAACAGGACTGTGGTGAACCCTTACGTTCATTTCGGACAGCGTTCGGTTTGGCCTAGAGGTTTGCCGTTAGAGAATGTAGGGGAGATTAATCACGAGGAGTATTACACTGAGGTGTTCGGTGGCAAGCAGTTTATACAGCAAGGGGTTTCCAACGGTTTGCCTGATGTTGATTCCGTGTTTTACTTCACGAGGAAGACGACTTTGGAGGCGTTTGATGTTAGGTTCGATGAGCATGCTCCCAAAGTGGCTTTGCCTCAGGGTGTGATGGTGCCGGTTAACTCGTTCAACACTCTTTACCATTCCGCGGCGTTTTGGGGGTTGATGCTTCCTGTTTCGGTTAGTTCCATGGCTTCTGATGTGATGAGAGGGTACTGGGGACAGAGGCTGCTGTGGGAGCTTGGTGGTTACGTTGCTGTTTATCCACCCACGGCTCACCGTTTCGATAGAGTCGAAGCGTACCCTTTCGCTGAAGAGAAGGATCTTCACGTCAATGTCGGTCGTTTGATCAAGTTCTTGCTCGCTTGGAGATCGGGGAAGCACAGTTTCTTTGAGACGGTACTTGATCTGAGCTTCGCTATGGCTGAAGAAGGGTTTTGGACGGAGCAGGATTTGAAGTTCACGTCTGCTTGGCTTCAGGATTTGATTACCGTCGGATACCAACAGCCTAGGCTGATGTCACTGGAACTGGACCGGCCGCGAGCTGCTATAGGACACGGGGATAGAAAAGAGTTTGTTCCTAGGAAGCTGCCTTCGGTTCATCTCGGTGTTGAGGAGACGGGAACGGTGAGCAGTGAGATAGGGAACTTGATAAGGTGGAGGAAGAACTTTGGGAACGTTGTTCTTGTTATGTTTTGTAGTGGTCCCGTTGAACGCACTGCTCTTGAGTGGAGGTTGCTTTACGGCAGAGTGTTCAAGACGGTTGTGATATTGTCTTCTCTGAAGAACTCTGATCTCTATGTTGAAGAAGCCAAACATGATCACATTTACAA GCATCTACCGAAGATATTTGATCGGTACAGTAGCGCAGAAGGGTTCTTGTTTGTTGAAGATGATACAGTTCTCAACTACTGGAATCTACTTCAAGCTGACAAGACCAAGATTTGGACTACAGACAAG GTGTCAAAGTCATGGACATCAGTGAAACGGACCGGGAAGTCTGATTGGTTCTCTGTACAAGCGGAGCTAGTGAAGAGAACTGTAAGTACAATGCCGGCTCATTTCCAAGTTAACTACAAGGAAGCAGCAAAGAACAATCAAGACGCCTTAACGGTATGCAGCTCAGAGGTGTTCTACGTGCCTAAACGATATGTGACCGACTTTACCGAGCTTGTGGAGCTCGTTGGGGATATGGACTTGCATTACAAAGTGGCTGTACCGATGTTCTTCATGTCGATGGATTCGCCTCAGAACTTCGACCCTGTTTTTGGTTCAATGGTGTATAAGAGGAAGTCGTCTTCGTTTAACTCTTCTTTGAGTCTGTATTCTGCTCAAGCACCTGCTGTTCACCCTTGGAGCATATCGAGCGAGCAAGATTTTATCAAATTGGTTGGAGAAATGGCTGAAGGTGACCCGTTACTGATGGAACTAGTATGA
- the LOC130509031 gene encoding protein N-terminal glutamine amidohydrolase-like, translated as MSSVISELPAMDATRFQHTPFYCEENVYLLCKTLCENGVADTTGSDLFVVFISNEKKQVPLWHQKASTRADGIVLWDYHVICVQRKKESDSEPLVWDLDSTLPFPSPLASYVADTIQPSFQLFPEYQRFFRVVHAPLFFKHFASDRRHMKEPDGSWTAQPPPHQPIVSQDGVLHNLSEYIAMSSADTLASLDPETVREAISQKLGVLVNHTQLQDLFTKLP; from the exons atgagcaGCGTAATATCGGAGCTACCGGCGATGGATGCCACTCGATTCCAACACACTCCTTTCTACTG CGAAGAGAACGTGTATCTACTCTGCAAGACGTTGTGCGAGAACGGCGTAGCGGATACGACGGGTTCTGATCTGTTTGTCGTTTTCATCTCCAATGAGAAGAAGCAG GTTCCACTTTGGCATCAGAAAGCTAGTACCAGAGCTGATGGGATTGTTCTCTGGGATTATCATGTCATCTGTGTCCAG AGGAAGAAAGAAAGTGACTCTGAGCCTTTAGTGTGGGATCTCGATTCCACTTTGCCTTTCCCTTCTCCATTAGCTTCCTACGTGGCTGATACTATCCAGCCTTCTTTTCAGCTTTTTCCTGAATATCAGAG GTTCTTTCGCGTTGTGCATGCTCCTCTCTTCTTTAAGCACTTTGCTTCTGATAGACGACACATGAAGGAACCTGATGGTAGCTGGACTGCTCAACCTCCACCCCATCAGCCCATTGTTTCCCAAG ATGGAGTCTTGCACAATTTGAGTGAATACATTGCGATGAGCAGTGCTGATACATTGGCGAGCTTGGATCCCGAGACAGTGAGAGAAGCAATCTCACAGAAACTTGGTGTCTTGGTGAACCACACTCAGCTTCAGGATCTATTCACCAAGCTTCCTTAA